The Deinococcus misasensis DSM 22328 DNA window TCCTGCTGGCCGCTGTGGCCTTGATGGTGGGTCTGGTGTTCCATCAACCCATTGCAGTGCTGGGTGCCCTGAGCGTCCTGAACCTGGTGATGATGCTTTACGGATTGATCTGGTGGTTCAGAAGTCCCCATTCCAGACCGGGTGGTCCATCCCATCATCACGCACCAGAACACCACTGAAACCCACATGTGCACGACCAGAGGATGCCTGTCCTCTGGTTTTTGTTGTGCTGCGGTGTGGTGCTGCATTTTTGGTACAATACCTAGGCTGAGCCTGAAAAAGGCTGATTCACACGCAACAATCGGGCGAACATGTCCGATGTGCCAATTCCGATGAGGTGCAACCATGGCAGGTCACAGTAAATGGTCCCAGATCAAGCGCAAAAAGGGTGCCAACGACAAAAAACGCAGCGCCACCATCAGCAAACACATCCGTGCCATCACCAATGCCGTGCGCAGTGGAGGCAGTGGAGATCCCGCAGGCAACCTGGCCCTCAAGAACGCAATTGCTGCCGCCAAAACCGATACGGTGCCGGTGGACAACATTGACAATGCCATCAAAAGGGCCGTGGGAAACAGCGAAGGGGCCACCGAATACAAAGAAATCGTGTATGAGGGGTATGGGCAGGGCGGAACCGCCATCCTGATTGAAACACTGACCGACAACGTCAACCGCACGGTGGGCGAGGTGCGTTCCGTGTTCAACAAAAAGGGAGGCAACATGGGCAACAGTGGCTCGGTTGCCTGGCAGTTCGACAAAAAAGGCATCATTCAGGTGGGTCAGAATTCACCTGAAGCCCAGGAAACCGCCATCGAACTTGGTGCAGAAGACCTTGAAGAAAACGAAGATGGCACCCTGACCATTTACACCTCCAGAGCCGACCTGTTCACCGTCTCTGAGGGCCTTTCCAATGCAGGTTTCGAAGTGACCGAAGCCAGCCTGCAAAACATTCCCCAGAACACTGTGGCCCTGAGCGCAGATGACGCCAACAAACTGATGGTTCTGATTGAAGCCCTCGAAGACCTGGATGATGTGCAGACCGTCACCTCGAATGCAGATTTCAGCTCTCTGGAAGAATAAAAAACACCTTCAGAAGGCCGGACCCTGTCCGGTCTTTTTGTTTGGCAGCACACACCAGAGGCTCCAAACTCACCGGATTTACATTCAGAGGGAAACAGGACAGGTAAAATGGCATCAATCTGACGGTTTGCATCACAAGCAAAAGTCAGGTTGATGTCTTTTCCATTCATCCTGCAACGGCAGGATCTAAATCCCACAGGAGTATGCATGTTCACCCAAGCTGTTCGCTTTGACAATGGTCCCAAACTCCATCCGATGTCCACCGAGACCCTGTATCCGGTGAACACCCATGTGATTGTCCAGTCCCGACGGGGGCTGGAAGTGGCTCTGGTGCGCACAGAGCATCAGGAAACCCCCCGGCGTGACCATGGGGGCATCATTTTGCGTGAAGCCACCCCCGAGGACCTCTCAGCCCGCGAAGAAAACCACAAGCGTGCTGAAGATGTGAAATGGTATTTGCGTGCCAAGGTGCGGACCCGCAAACTGCCTGTCAAAATTGTTTCCGTTGAATTCACCCTCGACCAGTCCCTGCTGACCATGGCCTACAGTGCAGAAGAGCGGGTGGAACTGTCGGGTCTGATTGCAGATTTGCGCCACCTCACCCCTGCAAAGGTGAACTTTTTTGCTGTGGGACCCAGAGAACAAGCCGCCACCCTTGGCGCTCTGGGCATGTGTGGTCGGGAGTCCTGCTCCAGCACCCACCTGCAAGAGTTCGCTCCGGTCAGCATCCGCATGGCCCGCGACCAGCAACTTCCGCTGAATCCAGAGAAGCTCTCTGGTCCCTGTGGGCGCTTGTTGTGCTGCTTGCAGTACGAGCACGAGATGTATCAGGAGTTGCTGTCAGAACTGCCCAGAAAGAATGCCAAACTGTGCCACACCGAATCGGGAGCCTGTGGCAAGGTGGTCAAGCTGAGTCCCCTCAGGGGCACCCTCGAACTGCTGACCGAGGACGGCACCATGATTGAAGGCAAACCCGAGGAGTTCAGCAAACTGTGATGGACGGCATGACGTTTGAAGGCTGGGGATGGTTGCTGGTCTCTGGCGTCATGACGTATCTGGGGTTTTCCATGCTGGCCCGGTATTCCGAAGCCAGCACCCGTTTCGGGGTGGCAGCCATTCTGGGCTTTGTGGCGTACTGGCAACCCCAACTCTGGTGGCTGGGTGTTCTGGGACTGTTGCAAGCCCTGATTTTGCTGTTCATCCACTGGCGGGTGATTTACGGTCATCCCCATTTGCTGCGCTGGATGCAGGTCGGGATCTTCACACCAGAGTTGCGAAACCACTTTGCGAAATTGTGGCTTGAGTGGCGTGGGCTGCGCAACCTGTCCCTTCCTGAACACCCTTTGCGGGGTGATGTGCAATACCTCTTGCAAGAACCCAGCATGCAGGCCCTGAGGGAAACCCTCAAAGGCAAAGCCCCTCTGGACGCCCTGACGGATTTGTTCTCTGCCAGTCCAGAGCAAACTTTCGCAGCCTCCAAACGTCTGAAATTGAACTCTGGATACTGGATTGGCCGGGCGATGTTCTTGCAGGGGCAGCAAAATCAGGACAACGGCTACCTGCAAATGGGGGCGCAACGCATGATTTCCAGCCTCAATGTCCGTGAGGACCTTTTTGCATGGAAACTGCTGGATGCAGAGGCCCTGCTGTCTCCCTATGGCCTTCACATCCGTGAGGCGTATGTTTCTCGGGTTCAGAGCACCCCGGCCACTTACACCCTGCTTGCCCTGCTCATGCTTTTCTTTTTGTGGGAATTGGAAGTGGGTGCCACCAACAGCACCCAAATCCTCTTTGAACTGGGAGGCAACCTGCGTGCACACACTTTGGAAACCGGCGAATACTGGCGTCTGGTGACCAGTGTGTTTTTGCACGCTTCATGGCTTCACATCGGCCTCAACGGTTTTTACCTGTATCAGATTGGCAGAGAGGTGGAGCGCAAGATCGGTCCCAATGCCCTGATGTTTGCCTTTGTGGTTTCCGGGGTGGTGGGCAGTCTGGCCAGTTCTCTGCTCGGACAGGGGGATGCTGTTTCCATCGGGGCCAGTGGTGCCCTGTTCGGTCTGGTGGCTCTGGAATACACCGTCACCAGAGGCAACTTTGCCCAGCGTTTGCGCAAGTTTCAGGCGAATCTGGGTTCTTTGCTGGCCATGCTGATGATCGGCTTCCTGATCCCCAACGTGGACAACTGGGCGCACCTCGGGGGTCTGGTGACAGGGTTGCTGTTGGGCTTCAGTTACAACCGTCCAAGCCGCACCGACCAGATTATCATGGCGGTGATCGCCAGTGGGGTGATGCTCTGGGGCGTGATCAGCTTGCTGGTGTACCGGTCCAATCTGGTCTAAAGTTGCTTTTTCGGTCAGCCTCTCAGGAGGCTGATTTTTTGTGGATTGACAACAGGTCTGGTGTGGATCAAAAATGCAAGCAATTACTTGCATACAT harbors:
- a CDS encoding YebC/PmpR family DNA-binding transcriptional regulator, with amino-acid sequence MAGHSKWSQIKRKKGANDKKRSATISKHIRAITNAVRSGGSGDPAGNLALKNAIAAAKTDTVPVDNIDNAIKRAVGNSEGATEYKEIVYEGYGQGGTAILIETLTDNVNRTVGEVRSVFNKKGGNMGNSGSVAWQFDKKGIIQVGQNSPEAQETAIELGAEDLEENEDGTLTIYTSRADLFTVSEGLSNAGFEVTEASLQNIPQNTVALSADDANKLMVLIEALEDLDDVQTVTSNADFSSLEE
- a CDS encoding PSP1 domain-containing protein, whose product is MFTQAVRFDNGPKLHPMSTETLYPVNTHVIVQSRRGLEVALVRTEHQETPRRDHGGIILREATPEDLSAREENHKRAEDVKWYLRAKVRTRKLPVKIVSVEFTLDQSLLTMAYSAEERVELSGLIADLRHLTPAKVNFFAVGPREQAATLGALGMCGRESCSSTHLQEFAPVSIRMARDQQLPLNPEKLSGPCGRLLCCLQYEHEMYQELLSELPRKNAKLCHTESGACGKVVKLSPLRGTLELLTEDGTMIEGKPEEFSKL
- a CDS encoding rhomboid family intramembrane serine protease, encoding MDGMTFEGWGWLLVSGVMTYLGFSMLARYSEASTRFGVAAILGFVAYWQPQLWWLGVLGLLQALILLFIHWRVIYGHPHLLRWMQVGIFTPELRNHFAKLWLEWRGLRNLSLPEHPLRGDVQYLLQEPSMQALRETLKGKAPLDALTDLFSASPEQTFAASKRLKLNSGYWIGRAMFLQGQQNQDNGYLQMGAQRMISSLNVREDLFAWKLLDAEALLSPYGLHIREAYVSRVQSTPATYTLLALLMLFFLWELEVGATNSTQILFELGGNLRAHTLETGEYWRLVTSVFLHASWLHIGLNGFYLYQIGREVERKIGPNALMFAFVVSGVVGSLASSLLGQGDAVSIGASGALFGLVALEYTVTRGNFAQRLRKFQANLGSLLAMLMIGFLIPNVDNWAHLGGLVTGLLLGFSYNRPSRTDQIIMAVIASGVMLWGVISLLVYRSNLV